A DNA window from Ficedula albicollis isolate OC2 chromosome 1, FicAlb1.5, whole genome shotgun sequence contains the following coding sequences:
- the LOC107603728 gene encoding uncharacterized protein LOC107603728 isoform X1: protein MKLLILHSLSQRFSARSPAERRRSVPSPAAERVGDHLKEGLGLSRRSGHRRTPSRACHRAVNFPVGLGVPASLSTPASLRSVSSPDFLPLSALHESALLGARVRSGEERREGDWDNSWSGLFIPVGNTSLYGLQDAVGSLGTKRASNVKAPFEEEIVLLEPHAWTLEGMAQWSDMKALSLQMGTRLCILCLARKAARGHLK from the exons ATGAAACTCCTGATCCTCCACTCACTAAGTCAGCGCTTCTCTGCCCGGTCCCCAGCTGAAAGGCGGCggagtgtccccagccccgccgCTGAGCGTGTCGGCGATCACCTtaaggaggggctggggctgtcccggCGCTCAGGCCACCGCCGCACCCCCTCCCGCGCCTGCCATCGGGCCGTGAACTTTCCGGTGGG CCTAGGGGTTCCTGCCTCCCTCAGCACTCCTGCATCCCTAAGATCAGTGAGTTCTCCAGACTTCCTCCCTCTTTCTGCCCTGCACGAGAGCGCTTTGCTGGGTGCGCGTGTGAGGAGCGGAGAGGAGCGCCGGGAGG gagaTTGGGACAATAGCTGGAGTGGATTATTCATTCCCGTAGGCAATACTTCCCTGTATGGGCTTCAGGATGCAGTTGGAAGCTTGGGAACAAAGCGGGCATCGAATGTCAAG GCTCCTTTTGAGGAAGAAATAGTTCTGCTGGAACCCCATGCCTGGACTTTGGAGGGCATGGCGCAGTGGTCTGATATGAAAGCACTGTCCCTGCAGATGGGAACTCGCCTCTGTATCCTGTGCCTTGCAAGAAAGGCAGCGAGGGGACACTTGAAGTAA
- the LOC107603728 gene encoding uncharacterized protein LOC107603728 isoform X2, with protein sequence MALAAWDRCKCLLRPPSTSGYATKSPSSSPGEPGEGDWDNSWSGLFIPVGNTSLYGLQDAVGSLGTKRASNVKAPFEEEIVLLEPHAWTLEGMAQWSDMKALSLQMGTRLCILCLARKAARGHLK encoded by the exons ATGGCTTTGGCTGCATGGGATCGATGTAAATGTCTCCTCAGGCCTCCCTCTACCTCGGGCTACGCTACCAAGTCTCCTTCATCTTCTCCCGGAGAACCTGGTGAAG gagaTTGGGACAATAGCTGGAGTGGATTATTCATTCCCGTAGGCAATACTTCCCTGTATGGGCTTCAGGATGCAGTTGGAAGCTTGGGAACAAAGCGGGCATCGAATGTCAAG GCTCCTTTTGAGGAAGAAATAGTTCTGCTGGAACCCCATGCCTGGACTTTGGAGGGCATGGCGCAGTGGTCTGATATGAAAGCACTGTCCCTGCAGATGGGAACTCGCCTCTGTATCCTGTGCCTTGCAAGAAAGGCAGCGAGGGGACACTTGAAGTAA